In one Spirosoma rigui genomic region, the following are encoded:
- a CDS encoding aldehyde dehydrogenase family protein, whose product MSTTLLATDLDRDIQAVFTKQRQFAPQMALTTAAQRIDRIKRLQTWVLAHQPALEKAMYDDFRKPTAEVGLGELMSVNAEIKHIIRNLKRWMRPQQLPTPLSLIGTRSSIRHEPKGNVLIFSAWNYPFALLVKPLVSAIAAGNVCILKPSEMAPNTARFISQMVQELFPVEEVAVFEGDASVSQALLELPFNHVFFTGSPAVGKVVMAAAAKHLASVTLELGGKSPSIVDETANLKTAAEQIAWGKYLNNGQTCIAPDYVLVHESVKEPFLAEFRQVVKRMYNASEQGVEASDSYARIVNNRHFQRIRSLLDDAIARGARVTMGGRMNTDQNFIEPTVVEGVNDAMRIMQEEIFGPLLPVVPFATADEALALINSKEKPLALYIHSRSRRNIDYLMARTSAGDTIINDLMLQFGNVELPFGGVNNSGIGKSNGFFSFQELSNQRGVMERNFGTMKFIYPPYTDRVRKLIDFVVKRL is encoded by the coding sequence ATGAGCACTACTCTTCTGGCTACCGATCTTGACCGCGACATACAGGCCGTTTTTACTAAACAGCGCCAGTTTGCGCCCCAGATGGCCCTGACAACCGCGGCCCAGCGGATCGACCGTATCAAGCGACTCCAAACGTGGGTACTGGCTCACCAGCCGGCGCTGGAGAAAGCCATGTACGACGATTTCCGTAAGCCCACCGCCGAGGTAGGTTTGGGAGAACTAATGTCAGTGAATGCCGAGATCAAGCACATCATCAGGAATCTAAAGCGGTGGATGCGGCCCCAGCAACTGCCCACCCCCCTTAGCCTGATTGGTACGCGTTCGTCGATCCGGCACGAGCCCAAGGGGAACGTCCTCATCTTTTCGGCCTGGAACTATCCCTTTGCGCTTCTTGTAAAACCGCTCGTATCGGCCATCGCAGCGGGTAATGTCTGCATTCTGAAACCGTCCGAAATGGCGCCTAACACAGCCCGGTTTATCAGCCAGATGGTGCAGGAGTTGTTTCCGGTGGAGGAGGTAGCGGTGTTCGAAGGAGACGCGAGTGTGTCGCAGGCCTTGCTGGAACTACCTTTTAACCACGTTTTCTTTACGGGCAGCCCGGCAGTTGGTAAGGTCGTAATGGCCGCAGCAGCCAAACACCTGGCTTCGGTCACCCTGGAGCTGGGCGGTAAATCACCCTCGATCGTCGACGAAACGGCCAACCTCAAAACGGCCGCCGAACAGATCGCCTGGGGTAAATACCTCAACAACGGCCAGACCTGCATTGCACCCGACTACGTGCTGGTACATGAGTCGGTGAAGGAGCCGTTTCTGGCCGAGTTCCGACAGGTTGTGAAGCGTATGTACAACGCCAGCGAGCAAGGGGTCGAAGCGTCGGACAGTTACGCCCGAATTGTGAACAACCGGCATTTCCAGCGCATCCGGTCCCTGCTCGACGATGCCATAGCGCGCGGAGCCCGCGTAACCATGGGCGGCCGTATGAACACCGATCAGAATTTCATTGAGCCGACCGTAGTAGAGGGGGTAAACGACGCAATGCGGATCATGCAGGAAGAAATTTTTGGCCCGTTGTTGCCCGTTGTTCCATTCGCCACGGCCGATGAAGCCCTGGCACTCATCAACAGCAAAGAAAAACCACTTGCCCTGTACATCCACAGCCGGAGTCGCCGGAATATCGACTACCTCATGGCGCGTACCTCCGCCGGCGATACGATCATCAATGATCTGATGCTTCAGTTCGGGAACGTGGAGCTACCCTTCGGCGGAGTCAACAACAGCGGCATCGGCAAGTCGAACGGTTTCTTCAGCTTCCAGGAACTGTCGAACCAGCGGGGAGTGATGGAGCGGAACTTTGGGACCATGAAATTCATCTACCCTCCCTACACTGACCGCGTCAGAAAACTCATCGATTTTGTTGTTAAGCGACTGTAG
- a CDS encoding putative Ig domain-containing protein: MYTYPSILVYLRTGFLNLLLLSLFLGTLLRNGPLLAQSLPSGFASSQLQNGYSTPVGAVFSSDGRQLFVWEKAGRVWVSNWNGSTYIRQSTPVIDISDEVGDWGDGGFLSACLDPGFSSNGLLYLFYVVDRHHLLYYNTPQYNRGLNEYDNSSINRVTRYRVTNTGGTLAADISSRQVLIGESRTTGIPMVFPSHVGGTILFGRDGTLLISTGDNAFYDGPDVGSHPNTYYQSAVNDGIMRPAENVGAMRSQMVGSLCGKVLRINPANGDGVSSNPFFDAANPRSPQSRVWALGLRNPYRMTIQPNTGSTNPGDGNPGTLLVGDVGWSSVEEFNVVDQAGLNFGWPLYEGMETRPGYYGRNVRNEDEAGRPTFESLCLQPTSPTVNGDRTRRRFTHARPTLDWLHNPDNARVPAFDGSNPIFRTIGTPGAPAGTPFSGYASIGGAYYTGSQFPAAYQNTYFFADFGQNWIRNLSLQGTQVQEVRTFAPSGFGQNIVDLEVNPLDGSLIYVSTTGQIVRISYGGNQPPIARLSGDVTSGSSPLRVRFTGANSSDPEGRPLRYRWDFGDGTSSEETNPEHVFSSGTERSFTVTLVVTDEAQQTASAQLTISLNSVAPTVQITSPTNGTLYPMDRASTYTLTANVTGSNLSYEWQLSLLHNTHEHPEPVIREVSPQIRIAPVGCSGMETYSYRISLKVTNPSGLSASSSVLLLPNCQLGSSTVSQLTASPQTNAVRVSWQNPALPFDEVMVAARAGTGFQDHPTGTSFTANPNYSGNGSPIEGGKVVYRGRAQEITVTGLNASTTYYFRVFTRIGDTWNGGVEVTARPNGGSTGGSFTLLPPLYNCATGAITFQTSGGDGTPIEYAASGITGWTTVATHTIDAGLRGDPKVIILNARQSGVQVSYSFNLPAACNPSTGNRPPVVNAPLANLSATVQQPFTFTIPATTFSDPDGQTLTLTLTGLPTGLGFDRNTATISGQPTTAGQATLTLTATDPGNLSVSTQFQLNVNPAGTTPPPPTSGFAITGATTVRCETVTPTLRQLTFTPQYSGLNGQPVTFSVIGELAATTSPGPYTIRVYVDNPALRLRAQQGGTAGEAAFTYNWLAVCNGGPTPPANQLPVVNASPGTQQAVVDQLFTYAIPGATFADPEGQPLTLTLTGLPTGLSFDRNTATISGRPTTAGQATLTLTATDPGNLSVSTQFQLNVSPAGTTPPPPTSGFAITGATTVRCETLTPTLRQLTFTPQYSGLNGQPVTFSVIGELAATTSPGPYTIRVYVDNPALRLRAQQGGTAGEAAFTYNWLAVCNGGPTPPANQLPVVNASPGTQQAVVDQLFTYAIPGATFADPEGQPLTLTLTGLPTGLSFDRNTATISGRPTTAGQATLTLTATDPGNLSVSTQFQLNVSPAGTTPPPPTSGFAITGATTVRCETLTPTLRQLTFTPQYSGLNGQPVTFSVIGELAATTSPGPYTIRVYVDNPALRLRAQQGGTAGEAAFTYNWLAVCNGGPTPPANQLPVVNASPGTQQAVVDQLFTYAIPGATFADPEGQPLTLTLTGLPTGLSFDRNTATISGRPTTAGQATLTLTATDPGNLSVSTQFQLNVSPAGTTPPPPTSGFAITGATTVRCETLTPTLRQLTFTPQYSGLNGQPVTFSVFGEMVPTTNPGPYTLRIYIDNPRISLRAEQSGVASSYTYNWLAACTGTNARLPVEAVERLTVQLLGNPVDSETASVDVRGAVGQRVGLQVLDGRGYVLSETTIEQAAPVERASVKLVGRGGLYFLRVSTANQSQLIKLVKP, translated from the coding sequence ATGTATACTTATCCTTCTATTTTAGTATATCTACGCACTGGTTTCCTGAACTTGCTCCTGCTGAGCCTCTTTTTGGGTACCCTGTTACGCAACGGTCCGCTACTGGCCCAGTCACTGCCGAGCGGTTTTGCCAGCAGCCAGTTACAGAACGGTTACTCCACACCCGTTGGTGCGGTCTTTTCCAGCGATGGCCGACAGCTCTTCGTCTGGGAGAAAGCGGGGCGAGTCTGGGTTTCTAACTGGAACGGCTCGACTTATATCCGCCAGTCCACCCCCGTTATTGACATCAGTGATGAAGTGGGCGACTGGGGCGATGGTGGTTTCCTGAGTGCCTGCCTGGACCCCGGCTTCAGCAGCAACGGTTTACTGTACCTGTTTTACGTCGTGGATCGTCATCACCTGCTTTATTATAACACACCCCAGTACAACCGGGGGCTTAATGAATACGATAATTCATCCATCAATCGGGTAACGCGGTACCGCGTTACGAACACCGGGGGCACTCTGGCTGCCGATATCAGTAGCCGACAGGTATTGATCGGGGAGAGCCGGACGACCGGCATACCGATGGTTTTCCCCTCCCACGTGGGCGGAACGATTCTCTTCGGCCGGGATGGTACGCTACTTATCTCCACCGGCGACAATGCGTTCTACGACGGTCCCGATGTGGGAAGCCACCCCAATACGTACTATCAGTCGGCGGTGAACGACGGAATCATGCGGCCGGCCGAGAACGTAGGAGCGATGCGGTCACAGATGGTTGGTTCGCTGTGCGGTAAAGTGCTGCGCATAAACCCGGCTAATGGCGACGGCGTATCCAGCAATCCGTTCTTCGACGCAGCCAATCCCCGATCACCCCAGTCGCGGGTGTGGGCCCTGGGCCTGCGTAATCCGTACCGGATGACGATCCAGCCCAATACGGGTAGCACCAACCCCGGCGATGGCAACCCCGGCACGCTGCTGGTAGGCGACGTAGGCTGGTCGAGCGTTGAAGAGTTTAACGTCGTCGATCAGGCGGGGCTCAACTTCGGCTGGCCACTGTATGAGGGAATGGAGACAAGGCCCGGCTACTACGGCCGTAACGTCCGTAACGAGGACGAGGCCGGCCGCCCCACGTTCGAAAGCCTGTGTCTCCAGCCCACCTCCCCAACGGTTAACGGCGACCGAACCCGTCGGCGGTTCACGCACGCACGGCCAACCCTAGACTGGCTCCACAACCCCGACAATGCCCGCGTACCAGCTTTTGACGGCAGCAACCCCATCTTCCGCACCATTGGCACGCCCGGTGCGCCGGCGGGAACGCCCTTTAGTGGTTACGCATCTATTGGGGGGGCTTACTATACGGGAAGTCAGTTCCCGGCGGCTTACCAGAACACCTATTTCTTCGCCGATTTTGGTCAGAACTGGATTCGAAACCTTAGCCTGCAGGGCACGCAGGTGCAGGAAGTACGAACGTTTGCTCCCAGCGGTTTCGGCCAGAACATCGTCGACCTCGAAGTCAATCCACTGGATGGCTCCCTGATCTACGTCAGCACAACGGGGCAGATCGTGCGCATCAGCTACGGTGGCAACCAGCCCCCCATAGCCCGCCTGTCGGGCGACGTGACCAGTGGGTCTTCGCCCTTGCGGGTGCGGTTCACTGGTGCCAACTCGTCGGACCCGGAAGGACGCCCGCTCCGCTACCGGTGGGATTTTGGCGATGGCACCTCGTCTGAAGAAACCAACCCTGAACACGTGTTCTCCAGCGGAACAGAACGTAGTTTTACCGTGACGCTGGTTGTTACCGACGAAGCCCAGCAGACGGCCTCGGCCCAGCTCACCATTTCACTCAACAGCGTAGCCCCAACGGTTCAGATCACCAGCCCTACGAATGGGACGCTGTATCCCATGGATCGGGCAAGTACCTATACCCTGACGGCCAATGTTACGGGTAGCAATCTATCGTACGAATGGCAGCTGTCCCTGCTGCACAATACCCACGAGCATCCCGAACCCGTCATTCGGGAAGTAAGTCCGCAGATACGGATTGCCCCCGTCGGCTGTTCGGGCATGGAAACCTATTCTTACCGGATCAGTCTTAAAGTAACCAATCCGAGCGGACTCTCGGCGTCAAGTTCTGTCCTGCTGCTGCCTAACTGCCAGTTGGGCAGCAGTACGGTTAGCCAGCTTACGGCCAGCCCGCAGACCAATGCCGTGCGGGTAAGCTGGCAAAACCCGGCCCTTCCCTTCGACGAAGTGATGGTAGCTGCCCGCGCCGGAACGGGCTTCCAGGACCACCCAACCGGCACCAGCTTCACCGCCAATCCCAACTATTCGGGCAATGGTTCCCCCATCGAAGGGGGTAAAGTTGTATACCGGGGACGAGCCCAAGAAATAACGGTAACCGGTTTGAATGCCTCCACAACCTATTATTTCAGGGTGTTCACCCGCATTGGCGATACGTGGAACGGGGGCGTTGAAGTAACCGCCCGCCCCAACGGAGGCAGTACCGGCGGATCTTTCACTCTACTGCCCCCCCTCTACAACTGCGCTACGGGGGCCATTACGTTTCAAACGAGCGGGGGGGATGGTACACCTATCGAATACGCAGCCAGTGGCATTACGGGCTGGACCACGGTTGCCACTCATACCATTGATGCGGGCCTGCGCGGTGACCCCAAAGTGATCATACTCAACGCCCGGCAAAGCGGGGTGCAGGTCAGCTATTCATTCAACCTACCCGCTGCCTGTAATCCCTCCACGGGGAACCGGCCGCCGGTAGTCAACGCGCCCCTTGCCAATTTGTCCGCCACGGTGCAGCAGCCCTTTACCTTTACCATTCCCGCCACTACCTTCTCTGACCCCGACGGACAGACCCTCACCCTCACCCTGACAGGTCTGCCCACGGGCCTTGGCTTCGACCGCAACACCGCCACCATCAGCGGACAACCCACCACGGCGGGCCAGGCTACCCTCACGCTGACGGCTACCGACCCGGGCAACCTCTCGGTCAGCACCCAGTTCCAGCTCAACGTCAACCCGGCGGGCACCACACCCCCGCCCCCCACTTCGGGCTTTGCCATCACCGGGGCCACCACCGTCCGCTGCGAGACCGTCACCCCCACCCTGCGCCAGCTCACCTTCACCCCCCAGTACAGCGGCCTTAACGGGCAGCCTGTCACCTTCTCGGTCATCGGCGAACTGGCGGCCACGACCAGTCCGGGCCCCTACACAATCCGCGTTTACGTCGACAACCCCGCCCTCCGGTTGCGGGCCCAGCAGGGGGGAACGGCGGGGGAAGCCGCGTTTACGTACAACTGGCTGGCCGTCTGCAATGGCGGCCCAACCCCGCCGGCTAACCAGCTGCCCGTAGTCAACGCGTCCCCCGGTACGCAACAAGCTGTTGTCGATCAACTCTTCACCTACGCCATTCCCGGTGCTACGTTCGCTGACCCGGAGGGCCAACCCCTCACGCTCACCCTGACGGGTCTGCCCACGGGCCTCAGCTTCGACCGCAACACCGCCACCATCAGCGGTCGTCCCACCACGGCAGGCCAGGCCACCCTCACGCTGACGGCCACCGACCCGGGCAACCTCTCGGTCAGCACCCAGTTCCAGCTCAACGTCAGCCCGGCGGGCACTACACCCCCGCCCCCCACTTCGGGCTTTGCCATCACCGGGGCCACCACCGTCCGCTGCGAGACCCTCACCCCCACCCTGCGCCAGCTCACCTTCACCCCCCAGTACAGCGGCCTTAACGGGCAGCCTGTCACCTTCTCGGTCATCGGCGAACTGGCGGCCACGACCAGTCCGGGCCCCTACACAATCCGCGTTTACGTCGACAACCCCGCCCTCCGGTTGCGGGCCCAGCAGGGGGGAACGGCGGGGGAAGCCGCGTTTACGTACAACTGGCTGGCCGTCTGCAATGGCGGCCCAACCCCGCCGGCTAACCAGCTGCCCGTAGTCAACGCGTCCCCCGGTACGCAACAAGCTGTTGTCGATCAACTCTTCACCTACGCCATTCCCGGTGCTACGTTCGCTGACCCGGAGGGCCAACCCCTCACGCTCACCCTGACGGGTCTGCCCACGGGCCTCAGCTTCGACCGCAACACCGCCACCATCAGCGGTCGTCCCACCACGGCAGGCCAGGCCACCCTCACGCTGACGGCCACCGACCCGGGCAACCTCTCGGTCAGCACCCAGTTCCAGCTCAACGTCAGCCCGGCGGGCACTACACCCCCGCCCCCCACTTCGGGCTTTGCCATCACCGGGGCCACCACCGTCCGCTGCGAGACCCTCACCCCCACCCTGCGCCAGCTCACCTTCACCCCCCAGTACAGCGGCCTTAACGGGCAGCCTGTCACCTTCTCGGTCATCGGCGAACTGGCGGCCACGACCAGTCCGGGCCCCTACACAATCCGCGTTTACGTCGACAACCCCGCCCTCCGGTTGCGGGCCCAGCAGGGGGGAACGGCGGGGGAAGCCGCGTTTACGTACAACTGGCTGGCCGTCTGCAATGGCGGCCCAACCCCGCCGGCTAACCAGCTGCCCGTAGTCAACGCGTCCCCCGGTACGCAACAAGCTGTTGTCGATCAACTCTTCACCTACGCCATTCCCGGTGCTACGTTCGCTGACCCGGAGGGCCAACCCCTCACGCTCACCCTGACGGGTCTGCCCACGGGCCTCAGCTTCGACCGCAACACCGCCACCATCAGCGGTCGTCCCACCACGGCAGGCCAGGCCACCCTCACGCTGACGGCCACCGACCCGGGCAACCTCTCGGTCAGCACCCAGTTCCAGCTCAACGTCAGCCCGGCGGGCACCACACCCCCGCCCCCCACTTCGGGCTTTGCCATCACCGGGGCCACCACCGTCCGCTGCGAGACCCTCACCCCCACCCTGCGCCAGCTCACCTTCACCCCCCAGTACAGCGGCCTTAACGGGCAGCCTGTCACCTTCTCGGTTTTTGGGGAGATGGTTCCGACGACCAATCCCGGGCCGTATACCCTCCGTATTTACATCGACAATCCGAGAATAAGTCTGCGGGCCGAGCAAAGCGGGGTAGCCTCCAGCTACACGTACAACTGGCTGGCTGCTTGTACCGGCACGAATGCCCGTTTACCCGTTGAAGCCGTTGAACGGTTGACGGTGCAACTGCTGGGTAACCCTGTCGATTCGGAGACAGCGTCCGTTGACGTTCGGGGAGCGGTCGGCCAGCGGGTCGGGCTGCAGGTACTGGACGGGCGCGGGTATGTACTGAGTGAAACCACGATTGAACAGGCAGCCCCCGTCGAACGGGCATCGGTGAAGCTGGTGGGTCGGGGCGGCCTCTATTTTCTGCGGGTCAGCACCGCAAACCAGTCCCAGCTGATTAAACTGGTTAAGCCCTGA
- a CDS encoding acyl-CoA dehydrogenase family protein, giving the protein MQAPTQTSSRTRVDSFESPDFYCLDDLLTAEHKLVRSAVRNFVKREITPIVEEYAQRAEFPAQLVPKFGQIGAFGPTIPAEYGGGGLDQISYGLMTQEIERGDSGMRSCVSVQSSLVMYPIYTFGTEEQRRRFLPRLASGELLGCFGLTEANHGSDPGAMETNFIERSDYYLLNGAKLWITNGPIADIAIVWAKNDQGKIRGLIVERGMDGFTTNEIENKWSLRASTTGELVFQDVRVPKENLLPEAYGLKSALKCLDQARYGIAWGALGAAMECYEVARRYALERVQFGKLIASFQLVQKKLAEMLTDITQAQLLCWRLGMLKNEDKASTAQISLAKRNNIEMALRIAREARQILGGMGITGDFPVMRHLMNLESVSTYEGTHDIHLLILGAEITGIPAYK; this is encoded by the coding sequence ATGCAAGCTCCAACCCAAACATCGTCCCGTACCAGAGTTGACTCGTTCGAGTCGCCGGATTTCTACTGTCTCGACGATCTGCTCACGGCGGAGCACAAACTCGTCCGGTCGGCCGTGCGGAATTTTGTCAAACGCGAGATTACGCCCATCGTCGAGGAGTACGCCCAGCGGGCCGAATTTCCGGCGCAGCTCGTGCCAAAATTCGGGCAGATTGGCGCGTTTGGCCCTACTATTCCGGCGGAGTACGGCGGGGGTGGTCTGGACCAGATCAGCTACGGCCTGATGACCCAGGAGATTGAACGGGGTGATTCGGGTATGCGCTCGTGCGTGTCGGTGCAGAGTTCACTGGTTATGTACCCAATCTACACCTTCGGTACGGAGGAGCAACGGCGTAGGTTTCTGCCCCGTCTCGCATCGGGTGAGTTGCTTGGCTGTTTCGGCCTGACGGAAGCTAACCACGGCTCCGACCCCGGGGCTATGGAAACCAATTTTATCGAGCGCAGTGATTACTACCTGCTCAATGGTGCCAAACTCTGGATCACCAACGGTCCTATTGCCGACATCGCCATTGTCTGGGCTAAAAATGACCAGGGAAAAATTCGGGGACTGATTGTTGAGCGCGGCATGGATGGATTTACCACAAACGAGATCGAAAACAAATGGTCCCTGCGAGCCAGCACAACGGGCGAGCTGGTTTTTCAGGATGTGCGCGTTCCGAAAGAGAACCTGTTACCGGAAGCATATGGGTTGAAAAGTGCGCTCAAATGCCTTGACCAGGCCCGCTACGGCATTGCCTGGGGCGCATTGGGGGCAGCCATGGAATGCTACGAGGTAGCACGTCGCTATGCGCTCGAACGCGTTCAGTTCGGGAAGCTGATCGCGAGTTTTCAGCTGGTGCAGAAAAAACTGGCCGAAATGCTTACCGATATTACCCAGGCGCAGTTGCTTTGCTGGCGGCTGGGGATGCTCAAAAATGAGGATAAAGCCAGTACGGCGCAGATATCGCTGGCTAAGCGCAACAATATTGAGATGGCGTTGCGGATCGCCCGCGAAGCCCGCCAGATTTTGGGTGGGATGGGGATCACCGGTGATTTTCCGGTTATGCGGCATCTGATGAATCTGGAGTCGGTCAGTACCTACGAAGGAACCCACGACATTCACCTGCTTATTCTGGGCGCTGAAATTACGGGTATACCCGCTTACAAATAA
- a CDS encoding NAD(P)/FAD-dependent oxidoreductase, which translates to MIHHLSLTLAPEQAYDDAAFREQALKTLHVSADSAAVVRKRRQSVDARGRQIRVHVDADVFVGETPPALIWYQKPSGNVSSAPQAIIVGAGPAGLFAALRLIELGIKPIVLERGSDVRARRRDLAAINKDHIVNPESNYCFGEGGAGTYSDGKLYTRSTKRGDVRRILELFVAHGATEEILVDAHPHIGTNKLPNVVAEMRESILRAGGEVRFNTKVVDFLLSEGEMNGVVVTTGPDSQLEELTGIGVILATGHSARDIFHLLQDRSVRIEAKPFAMGVRIEHQQSLIDQFQYHRPDRGDYLPAASYSLVTQTRFNGVERGVFSFCMCPGGFIVPAATAPGELVVNGMSPSRRDSKYANSGLVVAITDTDLRPYADEGPLAGLALQQELERWACRVGAGDSGNPSQTAPAQRVEDFVKGRVSDALLPTSYQPGLASVDMYDVLPDHIAQPLRQGLRDFGKKMRGYLSNDGQLIGIESRTSSPVRIPRQRDTCEHVAVRRLFPCGEGAGYAGGIVSAAMDGERCAEELVKLYKRV; encoded by the coding sequence ATGATCCATCATCTCTCATTAACCCTCGCGCCAGAACAAGCCTACGATGACGCGGCTTTTCGGGAACAGGCACTCAAGACACTGCACGTATCCGCCGATAGTGCTGCCGTCGTTCGCAAACGGCGGCAATCGGTTGACGCCCGTGGCCGGCAGATTCGCGTTCATGTCGACGCAGACGTGTTTGTCGGCGAGACGCCCCCGGCGCTAATCTGGTACCAGAAACCATCCGGCAACGTCAGCAGCGCCCCCCAGGCAATTATTGTGGGGGCGGGACCAGCGGGGCTGTTTGCTGCCCTGCGCCTGATCGAACTGGGCATCAAACCCATCGTGCTGGAGCGCGGCTCCGACGTTCGGGCGCGCCGTCGTGATCTGGCGGCCATCAACAAAGACCATATTGTTAACCCCGAGTCAAATTACTGTTTCGGCGAAGGGGGGGCCGGGACGTATTCCGACGGCAAACTGTATACCCGCTCCACCAAGCGGGGCGATGTGCGCCGTATTCTCGAACTATTCGTTGCCCACGGCGCGACCGAGGAAATTCTGGTCGATGCCCACCCCCACATTGGTACCAACAAGCTCCCCAACGTCGTCGCCGAAATGCGCGAAAGTATTCTGCGGGCCGGTGGCGAAGTGCGGTTCAATACCAAAGTTGTCGATTTCCTGCTGAGTGAGGGGGAAATGAACGGCGTCGTTGTTACGACCGGCCCCGATAGCCAGTTGGAAGAGCTGACGGGTATTGGCGTCATTCTGGCAACGGGTCATTCGGCCCGGGATATTTTTCACCTGCTCCAGGACCGCAGCGTTCGCATTGAAGCCAAGCCCTTTGCCATGGGCGTTCGCATTGAGCATCAACAGTCGCTCATCGACCAGTTTCAATACCACCGGCCCGACCGGGGCGACTACCTTCCGGCAGCCTCCTACAGCCTGGTCACCCAGACACGGTTTAACGGGGTAGAACGGGGCGTTTTCTCGTTTTGTATGTGTCCGGGAGGATTCATCGTCCCGGCGGCAACGGCCCCCGGCGAACTGGTCGTCAACGGCATGTCGCCCTCGCGCCGGGATTCGAAATACGCGAACTCAGGTCTGGTCGTCGCCATTACCGACACCGATTTGCGGCCCTACGCCGATGAAGGGCCGCTGGCGGGACTGGCCCTGCAGCAGGAGCTGGAACGCTGGGCCTGCCGGGTTGGCGCGGGCGACAGCGGGAATCCGTCGCAAACGGCCCCGGCCCAGCGGGTTGAGGATTTTGTCAAAGGCCGCGTATCCGATGCGCTGTTGCCGACTTCCTACCAGCCCGGCCTGGCATCGGTCGATATGTATGATGTACTCCCCGATCATATCGCGCAGCCGCTGCGCCAGGGTTTACGGGATTTTGGTAAGAAAATGCGCGGGTATCTGAGCAACGACGGGCAGTTGATTGGTATCGAAAGCCGTACATCGTCGCCGGTGCGCATACCCCGCCAGCGGGACACCTGCGAACACGTAGCGGTACGACGGCTGTTTCCGTGTGGCGAAGGAGCGGGCTATGCCGGCGGTATTGTTTCGGCCGCCATGGATGGCGAGCGGTGTGCCGAAGAGTTGGTGAAGTTATATAAACGTGTTTAG
- a CDS encoding NUDIX hydrolase, with translation MIDTSFHTFTEDLRQRLQRPLPGEVAHSKMAASSRYRLGIKPNERTRRSAVLICFYPYQDSIYLPLILRPQYDGVHAGQMAFPGGRMERIDENLTRTALRETQEEVGIRVSDVKVIGQLTELFIPPSNFYVQPVVGVLPYRPDFYPDPREVEAVVEVELNTLLDETIVGDNQVEVRGMLVDAPYYQIHDYRVWGATAMMISELLVVLST, from the coding sequence ATGATCGACACTTCGTTTCATACGTTCACTGAAGACCTGCGCCAACGGCTGCAGCGGCCATTGCCGGGCGAAGTCGCGCACAGCAAAATGGCCGCTTCGTCCCGGTACCGCCTGGGGATCAAGCCCAACGAACGCACTCGCCGGAGCGCGGTGCTGATCTGCTTTTACCCCTACCAGGACTCGATTTATCTGCCCCTGATTCTGCGCCCGCAGTATGACGGCGTACACGCGGGACAGATGGCGTTTCCAGGTGGTCGGATGGAACGTATCGACGAGAATCTGACCCGTACCGCTCTGCGCGAAACCCAGGAAGAAGTGGGCATCCGGGTATCGGACGTTAAAGTGATCGGTCAGCTGACCGAGCTGTTCATCCCCCCGAGTAATTTCTACGTACAGCCCGTGGTGGGTGTACTCCCCTACCGGCCCGATTTTTACCCTGACCCCCGCGAGGTCGAAGCCGTCGTTGAGGTCGAGTTGAATACGCTTCTGGACGAAACCATCGTAGGAGACAACCAAGTGGAGGTACGGGGCATGCTGGTCGACGCCCCGTATTACCAGATCCATGATTACCGGGTGTGGGGTGCTACGGCCATGATGATCAGCGAACTTCTCGTGGTGCTAAGTACCTAA